One genomic window of Cydia strobilella chromosome 11, ilCydStro3.1, whole genome shotgun sequence includes the following:
- the LOC134745480 gene encoding uncharacterized protein LOC134745480 isoform X1, producing MQYNGFSNQHPIFRPRPDRNEQFGKIPFFGGLHDFGGPKNFGPRNNNMGNKNNFRPRNDFNGMRPDFNNQKSENGIQNDFGGPKEYRPRNNYNNQPQKKDYEDKGPGGNMQFYNGKPEFGGPKQQQGGFQHKNNYGPKNFNNQNGHMNQQNFAQKKTFNNPNMGQQPNEFNGRKMQSMKAKHPGDSLVKPMWDMANLEPIQKDFYKPHADVDSRSEEDVKMFRATKEIIVSGNNVPRPNQVFDEGNFPDHVMNTIKEQGWVEPTGIQAQGWPIALSGRDMVGIASTGSGKTLAYMLPAAVHIVHQQRIQRGDGPIALILAPTRELAQQIQSVAQAYSARGLIRNTCLFGGSPKGPQARDLERGVEIVIATPGRLIDFLERGTTNLRRCTYLVLDEADRMLDMGFEPQIRKIIEQIRPDRQVLMWSATWPKEIQTLAEDFLNDYIKVNIGSLNLSANNNIKQIIEICEEHEKEHKLTNLLKEISSERDNKVIVFVETKKKVDDIARAVRRNGHKALAIHGDKSQPERDAVLTEFRNGATTILIATDVAARGLDVEDVKFVVNFDYPNSSEDYIHRIGRTGRCQQSGTAYTYFTSGDSRQARALVAVLLETGQTPPAKLSDMARNNNGSSGRNRWQQRKDNNSGSSSPRQQSNQWNNKMANNVSNEDTQNMYQNRNMNQQPPRFNNQNQGNNQGYRQNNFQKQVPFPSPNMFESMGSYQGGYNNGYPNGYQNQNGYGQRTYNNQRNGGQQYRNNNANGNKPNGSSGSSYGSPPPHFATPPHYPQMHPHPQDMLGGKFYGGGVGVGVGGGGPCGYQAAVGAGVPYAHLPPGPLLYAAPVQQ from the exons TTTCAGGCCCCGTCCAGACCGGAATGAACAATTCGGCAAAATACCGTTTTTTGGCGGTCTTCATGATTTTGGAGGGCCCAAAAACTTTGGTCCCAGAAACAACAACATGggcaataaaaacaattttcgcCCAAGAAACGACTTCAACGGAATGAGGCCAGATTTTAATAATCAGAAAAGTGAGAATGGAATTCAAAACGATTTTGGTGGCCCAAAAGAGTACCGCCCAAGGAACAACTATAACAATCAACCTCAAAAGAAAGATTATGAGGACAAGGGGCCTGGAGGAAATATGCAATTTTATAATGGTAAACCTGAGTTTGGTGGACCAAAACAACAACAAGGTGGATttcaacacaaaaataattatggaCCCAAGAACTTCAATAACCAAAACGGTCACATGAATCAACAAAACTTTGCGCAGAAGAAAACTTTCAATAATCCTAACATGGGTCAGCAGCCTAATGAGTTTAATGGCCGCAAAATGCAAAGCATGAAGGCTAAACACCCAGGAGATAGTTTGGTGAAGCCCATGTGGGATATGGCTAATCTTGAGCCAATTCAAAAGGATTTTTACAAGCCACATGCTGATGTTGATTCCCGATCTGAGGAGGATGTGAAGATGTTCCGTGCTACAAAGGAAATTATTGTAAGTGGTAATAATGTGCCACGCCCTAACCAAGTGTTTGATGAAGGAAATTTCCCTGATCACGTAATGAATACTATCAAGGAACAGGGTTGGGTTGAGCCCACTGGAATTCAAGCTCAAGGCTGGCCTATTGCTCTTTCTGGCCGTGACATGGTTGGTATTGCATCCACAGGGTCTGGTAAGACTTTGGCCTACATGCTTCCTGCTGCTGTCCATATTGTGCATCAACAGCGCATCCAAAGGGGAGATGGCCCAATTGCTCTCATTTTAGCCCCAACGAGAGAGCTAGCTCAGCAGATTCAGTCTGTGGCACAGGCTTACAGTGCCCGTGGCCTTATCAGAAACACTTGCCTCTTTGGTGGCTCTCCTAAAGGGCCTCAGGCCAGAGATCTAGAAAGGGGTGTTGAAATTGTTATTGCCACGCCTGGAAGATTAATTGATTTCCTTGAGCGAGGTACCACAAACTTGCGCCGTTGCACATACCTGGTGTTGGATGAAGCTGATAGAATGTTGGACATGGGCTTTGAGCCTCAAATTCGCAAGATTATCGAGCAAATTCGCCCAGATCGTCAGGTTTTGATGTGGTCAGCCACATGGCCAAAAGAAATTCAGACTTTGGCTGAAGATTTCTTAAATGACTATATCAAAGTGAATATTGGGTCATTGAATCTCTCGGCCAACAATAACATCAAACAAATAATTGAGATTTGTGAGGAACATGAGAAAGAACACAAACTTACCAACCTCTTGAAAGAAATTTCATCCGAGAGAGACAACaaagttattgtttttgttgaaacaaagaaaaag GTGGATGACATTGCGCGTGCAGTTCGCCGAAACGGCCACAAGGCCCTCGCTATTCACGGAGACAAATCACAGCCGGAACGCGACGCCGTCCTCACGGAGTTCAGAAACGGCGCCACTACCATTCTTATTGCTACCGATGTTGCAGCCCGGGGCTTAGATGTTGAAGATGTCAAATTCGTTGTCAATTTTGACTATCCCAATTCATCCGAGGATTACATTCACAGAATTG GACGTACTGGCAGGTGTCAGCAGTCTGGCACCGCATACACCTACTTCACCAGTGGAGACTCGCGGCAGGCTCGCGCTTTAGTTGCAGTGTTGCTGGAAACTGGACAGACGCCGCCTGCTAAGCTGAGCGACATGGCACGAAACAATAACGGAAGCTCTG GACGCAACCGTTGGCAGCAACGTAAAGATAACAACAGTGGTTCAAGTTCGCCGCGCCAGCAAAGCAATCAGTGGAACAATAAGATGGCTAACAATGTTTCTAATGAAGATACGCAGAATATGTATCAAAACCGCAACATGAATCAACAACCACCACGATTCAACAACCAAAACCAAGGCAATAATCAGGGTTACAGACAGAATAATTTCCAGAAGCAGGTGCCTTTCCCAAGccctaatatgtttgagtctatGGGCAGCTATCAAGGCGGATATAATAATGGCTACCCAAATGGATACCAGAACCAGAATGGATATGGACAGCGCACATACAACA atCAGCGCAATGGAGGACAACAGTACCGTAATAATAACGCGAATGGTAACAAACCAAATGGCTCATCAGGATCTTCTTATGGATCTCCTCCACCTCACTTTGCTACTCCTCCACATTACCCACAGATGCATCCTCATCCTCAGGATATGCTGG GCGGCAAGTTCTACGGCGGAGGGGTGGGCGTGGGCGTGGGCGGCGGCGGGCCGTGCGGCTACCAGGCGGCCGTGGGCGCGGGCGTGCCGTACGCGCACCTGCCGCCCGGCCCGCTGCTCTACGCGGCTCCCGTGCAGCAGTAA
- the LOC134745480 gene encoding uncharacterized protein LOC134745480 isoform X3 has translation MQYNGFSNQHPIFRPRPDRNEQFGKIPFFGGLHDFGGPKNFGPRNNNMGNKNNFRPRNDFNGMRPDFNNQKSENGIQNDFGGPKEYRPRNNYNNQPQKKDYEDKGPGGNMQFYNGKPEFGGPKQQQGGFQHKNNYGPKNFNNQNGHMNQQNFAQKKTFNNPNMGQQPNEFNGRKMQSMKAKHPGDSLVKPMWDMANLEPIQKDFYKPHADVDSRSEEDVKMFRATKEIIVSGNNVPRPNQVFDEGNFPDHVMNTIKEQGWVEPTGIQAQGWPIALSGRDMVGIASTGSGKTLAYMLPAAVHIVHQQRIQRGDGPIALILAPTRELAQQIQSVAQAYSARGLIRNTCLFGGSPKGPQARDLERGVEIVIATPGRLIDFLERGTTNLRRCTYLVLDEADRMLDMGFEPQIRKIIEQIRPDRQVLMWSATWPKEIQTLAEDFLNDYIKVNIGSLNLSANNNIKQIIEICEEHEKEHKLTNLLKEISSERDNKVIVFVETKKKVDDIARAVRRNGHKALAIHGDKSQPERDAVLTEFRNGATTILIATDVAARGLDVEDVKFVVNFDYPNSSEDYIHRIGRTGRCQQSGTAYTYFTSGDSRQARALVAVLLETGQTPPAKLSDMARNNNGSSGRNRWQQRKDNNSGSSSPRQQSNQWNNKMANNVSNEDTQNMYQNRNMNQQPPRFNNQNQGNNQGYRQNNFQKQVPFPSPNMFESMGSYQGGYNNGYPNGYQNQNGYGQRTYNSGKFYGGGVGVGVGGGGPCGYQAAVGAGVPYAHLPPGPLLYAAPVQQ, from the exons TTTCAGGCCCCGTCCAGACCGGAATGAACAATTCGGCAAAATACCGTTTTTTGGCGGTCTTCATGATTTTGGAGGGCCCAAAAACTTTGGTCCCAGAAACAACAACATGggcaataaaaacaattttcgcCCAAGAAACGACTTCAACGGAATGAGGCCAGATTTTAATAATCAGAAAAGTGAGAATGGAATTCAAAACGATTTTGGTGGCCCAAAAGAGTACCGCCCAAGGAACAACTATAACAATCAACCTCAAAAGAAAGATTATGAGGACAAGGGGCCTGGAGGAAATATGCAATTTTATAATGGTAAACCTGAGTTTGGTGGACCAAAACAACAACAAGGTGGATttcaacacaaaaataattatggaCCCAAGAACTTCAATAACCAAAACGGTCACATGAATCAACAAAACTTTGCGCAGAAGAAAACTTTCAATAATCCTAACATGGGTCAGCAGCCTAATGAGTTTAATGGCCGCAAAATGCAAAGCATGAAGGCTAAACACCCAGGAGATAGTTTGGTGAAGCCCATGTGGGATATGGCTAATCTTGAGCCAATTCAAAAGGATTTTTACAAGCCACATGCTGATGTTGATTCCCGATCTGAGGAGGATGTGAAGATGTTCCGTGCTACAAAGGAAATTATTGTAAGTGGTAATAATGTGCCACGCCCTAACCAAGTGTTTGATGAAGGAAATTTCCCTGATCACGTAATGAATACTATCAAGGAACAGGGTTGGGTTGAGCCCACTGGAATTCAAGCTCAAGGCTGGCCTATTGCTCTTTCTGGCCGTGACATGGTTGGTATTGCATCCACAGGGTCTGGTAAGACTTTGGCCTACATGCTTCCTGCTGCTGTCCATATTGTGCATCAACAGCGCATCCAAAGGGGAGATGGCCCAATTGCTCTCATTTTAGCCCCAACGAGAGAGCTAGCTCAGCAGATTCAGTCTGTGGCACAGGCTTACAGTGCCCGTGGCCTTATCAGAAACACTTGCCTCTTTGGTGGCTCTCCTAAAGGGCCTCAGGCCAGAGATCTAGAAAGGGGTGTTGAAATTGTTATTGCCACGCCTGGAAGATTAATTGATTTCCTTGAGCGAGGTACCACAAACTTGCGCCGTTGCACATACCTGGTGTTGGATGAAGCTGATAGAATGTTGGACATGGGCTTTGAGCCTCAAATTCGCAAGATTATCGAGCAAATTCGCCCAGATCGTCAGGTTTTGATGTGGTCAGCCACATGGCCAAAAGAAATTCAGACTTTGGCTGAAGATTTCTTAAATGACTATATCAAAGTGAATATTGGGTCATTGAATCTCTCGGCCAACAATAACATCAAACAAATAATTGAGATTTGTGAGGAACATGAGAAAGAACACAAACTTACCAACCTCTTGAAAGAAATTTCATCCGAGAGAGACAACaaagttattgtttttgttgaaacaaagaaaaag GTGGATGACATTGCGCGTGCAGTTCGCCGAAACGGCCACAAGGCCCTCGCTATTCACGGAGACAAATCACAGCCGGAACGCGACGCCGTCCTCACGGAGTTCAGAAACGGCGCCACTACCATTCTTATTGCTACCGATGTTGCAGCCCGGGGCTTAGATGTTGAAGATGTCAAATTCGTTGTCAATTTTGACTATCCCAATTCATCCGAGGATTACATTCACAGAATTG GACGTACTGGCAGGTGTCAGCAGTCTGGCACCGCATACACCTACTTCACCAGTGGAGACTCGCGGCAGGCTCGCGCTTTAGTTGCAGTGTTGCTGGAAACTGGACAGACGCCGCCTGCTAAGCTGAGCGACATGGCACGAAACAATAACGGAAGCTCTG GACGCAACCGTTGGCAGCAACGTAAAGATAACAACAGTGGTTCAAGTTCGCCGCGCCAGCAAAGCAATCAGTGGAACAATAAGATGGCTAACAATGTTTCTAATGAAGATACGCAGAATATGTATCAAAACCGCAACATGAATCAACAACCACCACGATTCAACAACCAAAACCAAGGCAATAATCAGGGTTACAGACAGAATAATTTCCAGAAGCAGGTGCCTTTCCCAAGccctaatatgtttgagtctatGGGCAGCTATCAAGGCGGATATAATAATGGCTACCCAAATGGATACCAGAACCAGAATGGATATGGACAGCGCACATACAACA GCGGCAAGTTCTACGGCGGAGGGGTGGGCGTGGGCGTGGGCGGCGGCGGGCCGTGCGGCTACCAGGCGGCCGTGGGCGCGGGCGTGCCGTACGCGCACCTGCCGCCCGGCCCGCTGCTCTACGCGGCTCCCGTGCAGCAGTAA
- the LOC134745480 gene encoding uncharacterized protein LOC134745480 isoform X2, translated as MQYNGFSNQHPMPRPDRNEQFGKIPFFGGLHDFGGPKNFGPRNNNMGNKNNFRPRNDFNGMRPDFNNQKSENGIQNDFGGPKEYRPRNNYNNQPQKKDYEDKGPGGNMQFYNGKPEFGGPKQQQGGFQHKNNYGPKNFNNQNGHMNQQNFAQKKTFNNPNMGQQPNEFNGRKMQSMKAKHPGDSLVKPMWDMANLEPIQKDFYKPHADVDSRSEEDVKMFRATKEIIVSGNNVPRPNQVFDEGNFPDHVMNTIKEQGWVEPTGIQAQGWPIALSGRDMVGIASTGSGKTLAYMLPAAVHIVHQQRIQRGDGPIALILAPTRELAQQIQSVAQAYSARGLIRNTCLFGGSPKGPQARDLERGVEIVIATPGRLIDFLERGTTNLRRCTYLVLDEADRMLDMGFEPQIRKIIEQIRPDRQVLMWSATWPKEIQTLAEDFLNDYIKVNIGSLNLSANNNIKQIIEICEEHEKEHKLTNLLKEISSERDNKVIVFVETKKKVDDIARAVRRNGHKALAIHGDKSQPERDAVLTEFRNGATTILIATDVAARGLDVEDVKFVVNFDYPNSSEDYIHRIGRTGRCQQSGTAYTYFTSGDSRQARALVAVLLETGQTPPAKLSDMARNNNGSSGRNRWQQRKDNNSGSSSPRQQSNQWNNKMANNVSNEDTQNMYQNRNMNQQPPRFNNQNQGNNQGYRQNNFQKQVPFPSPNMFESMGSYQGGYNNGYPNGYQNQNGYGQRTYNNQRNGGQQYRNNNANGNKPNGSSGSSYGSPPPHFATPPHYPQMHPHPQDMLGGKFYGGGVGVGVGGGGPCGYQAAVGAGVPYAHLPPGPLLYAAPVQQ; from the exons GCCCCGTCCAGACCGGAATGAACAATTCGGCAAAATACCGTTTTTTGGCGGTCTTCATGATTTTGGAGGGCCCAAAAACTTTGGTCCCAGAAACAACAACATGggcaataaaaacaattttcgcCCAAGAAACGACTTCAACGGAATGAGGCCAGATTTTAATAATCAGAAAAGTGAGAATGGAATTCAAAACGATTTTGGTGGCCCAAAAGAGTACCGCCCAAGGAACAACTATAACAATCAACCTCAAAAGAAAGATTATGAGGACAAGGGGCCTGGAGGAAATATGCAATTTTATAATGGTAAACCTGAGTTTGGTGGACCAAAACAACAACAAGGTGGATttcaacacaaaaataattatggaCCCAAGAACTTCAATAACCAAAACGGTCACATGAATCAACAAAACTTTGCGCAGAAGAAAACTTTCAATAATCCTAACATGGGTCAGCAGCCTAATGAGTTTAATGGCCGCAAAATGCAAAGCATGAAGGCTAAACACCCAGGAGATAGTTTGGTGAAGCCCATGTGGGATATGGCTAATCTTGAGCCAATTCAAAAGGATTTTTACAAGCCACATGCTGATGTTGATTCCCGATCTGAGGAGGATGTGAAGATGTTCCGTGCTACAAAGGAAATTATTGTAAGTGGTAATAATGTGCCACGCCCTAACCAAGTGTTTGATGAAGGAAATTTCCCTGATCACGTAATGAATACTATCAAGGAACAGGGTTGGGTTGAGCCCACTGGAATTCAAGCTCAAGGCTGGCCTATTGCTCTTTCTGGCCGTGACATGGTTGGTATTGCATCCACAGGGTCTGGTAAGACTTTGGCCTACATGCTTCCTGCTGCTGTCCATATTGTGCATCAACAGCGCATCCAAAGGGGAGATGGCCCAATTGCTCTCATTTTAGCCCCAACGAGAGAGCTAGCTCAGCAGATTCAGTCTGTGGCACAGGCTTACAGTGCCCGTGGCCTTATCAGAAACACTTGCCTCTTTGGTGGCTCTCCTAAAGGGCCTCAGGCCAGAGATCTAGAAAGGGGTGTTGAAATTGTTATTGCCACGCCTGGAAGATTAATTGATTTCCTTGAGCGAGGTACCACAAACTTGCGCCGTTGCACATACCTGGTGTTGGATGAAGCTGATAGAATGTTGGACATGGGCTTTGAGCCTCAAATTCGCAAGATTATCGAGCAAATTCGCCCAGATCGTCAGGTTTTGATGTGGTCAGCCACATGGCCAAAAGAAATTCAGACTTTGGCTGAAGATTTCTTAAATGACTATATCAAAGTGAATATTGGGTCATTGAATCTCTCGGCCAACAATAACATCAAACAAATAATTGAGATTTGTGAGGAACATGAGAAAGAACACAAACTTACCAACCTCTTGAAAGAAATTTCATCCGAGAGAGACAACaaagttattgtttttgttgaaacaaagaaaaag GTGGATGACATTGCGCGTGCAGTTCGCCGAAACGGCCACAAGGCCCTCGCTATTCACGGAGACAAATCACAGCCGGAACGCGACGCCGTCCTCACGGAGTTCAGAAACGGCGCCACTACCATTCTTATTGCTACCGATGTTGCAGCCCGGGGCTTAGATGTTGAAGATGTCAAATTCGTTGTCAATTTTGACTATCCCAATTCATCCGAGGATTACATTCACAGAATTG GACGTACTGGCAGGTGTCAGCAGTCTGGCACCGCATACACCTACTTCACCAGTGGAGACTCGCGGCAGGCTCGCGCTTTAGTTGCAGTGTTGCTGGAAACTGGACAGACGCCGCCTGCTAAGCTGAGCGACATGGCACGAAACAATAACGGAAGCTCTG GACGCAACCGTTGGCAGCAACGTAAAGATAACAACAGTGGTTCAAGTTCGCCGCGCCAGCAAAGCAATCAGTGGAACAATAAGATGGCTAACAATGTTTCTAATGAAGATACGCAGAATATGTATCAAAACCGCAACATGAATCAACAACCACCACGATTCAACAACCAAAACCAAGGCAATAATCAGGGTTACAGACAGAATAATTTCCAGAAGCAGGTGCCTTTCCCAAGccctaatatgtttgagtctatGGGCAGCTATCAAGGCGGATATAATAATGGCTACCCAAATGGATACCAGAACCAGAATGGATATGGACAGCGCACATACAACA atCAGCGCAATGGAGGACAACAGTACCGTAATAATAACGCGAATGGTAACAAACCAAATGGCTCATCAGGATCTTCTTATGGATCTCCTCCACCTCACTTTGCTACTCCTCCACATTACCCACAGATGCATCCTCATCCTCAGGATATGCTGG GCGGCAAGTTCTACGGCGGAGGGGTGGGCGTGGGCGTGGGCGGCGGCGGGCCGTGCGGCTACCAGGCGGCCGTGGGCGCGGGCGTGCCGTACGCGCACCTGCCGCCCGGCCCGCTGCTCTACGCGGCTCCCGTGCAGCAGTAA